The genome window TTGAAGTTCATTATGATTCTTTTAAGGTTGGTTAGGACATCATCTTCCACTTTGTGCTCATCCCTGAATGTATCCTTGTTAGGTTCTAAATCCTTTATTCCAACAAGCCAAGAAAAGCGACTACCATCCTGTACAGCTCTCTCATTAGACAAGAGGTCATCTTTGTTGGGGTCATAAAAATGGCTTTCAGTCTTCACAGGGCTTTTAGTTTGTTCTCGGACAGAATGTTTACCCACACTTCTTCCTATAAAGGGATGATGACCATTGTCTTCATCTTCCTTAAAAGGATCGTATAACTCATCCATGAAGGGTATGTTCATATCCAATTGTGGTTGAGAGTGCTTCTGGGTGCTCATTAAAGCCTGATCATTTCTAGCCTCATGAAACAATGAGTTTACTATACAGGAGTCTGCCTTGTTGAGAGCACCAAGGAAGCGCTCCATTTGTGTTGTAAGGGTTCGCTTTTGATCTAAAAGTGCGGCCTGACTTGCAGAAGGGTTACTGCTATGGGGGTGCTCATTAGTCTGACGAGATGATCCCCAATGCTGGTCATCTTGAGAATTGCAACCTTTGGACATGCTGGAAGGTTTAGGGTCATGTAGAGACCATAAATTGGATGCTTGCGTGACTAACTGTGGTACAACTGGCTTGTTAAAATGGGAAGGTTCAGTTACATGCAAGGTTGCTGAAGACTCTTTTAAGAGCCTGTTGAATAAGCCCAAAGTATCAGAATGAACAGACTGTCGATTTGAGGACCTGTCAAATAGAGCACCTGCTGTTGACTGAGAAGGtagttttgtaaaaacaaaatcatcTTGACTTGCTTGACCACAATAATCAACGGAGGTTGTTTCACTCTGCAAaacataaaatgcaaattaaacattataattgAAATACCATTGACAGCTGAGTTTTCCAAGTATTCATatctctgctggaaaatgaagctAAAACCAGCTTCAGATGGTCAGTTGATGCAAGGTGCTACATGGTTTCTAGTTGGTCAAAGCTGGTAGTTTATGGTCATTAGCTTAACGATCAGCTGAAATGCCAACTGGTGGAGTtaatccagtgtttcccaaccttttttctgcaacAGCAcactttttataaataaaaaaatcccacaGCAAACCTCTATCCCAAACAATCAAGTTTTCTGTCCGCCTTAGTAGAGTTTACTCGTAATGTTTaaaattcagctatgcaaaaattgggtaatgaaaaaacaacatatttgcttattttctaatttgtagatttgttcttgcaaattaattcttgcagtgccacagcaaatacatttatttacaggGTAAATTATGTAGAAGAGGAGGTCAGCGGCGCCATCTGCTGGAAAACTTTATCCATTCGACAAATATACGAACAAGCCAATCATGCCCCGATCACGCTGTCATGCCCTGATCACGCTGACGGACAGCCAATCAAACCACAGCATTCGTCGGGTGACTGTGTGCAGAACTTAAGTTTCGTTTCGTTTATCATTGAGAGatggtttgtgtgttgttttcttcCTAATTCCTGCTGGAGTCGTGTGCGTCAATGACTAAAAGTAAGTGTATTTATCTTGTATATattgctgttgttgctgctgagcAATACTAGCCTCTGAGTTGTTTATATAAGATAAAGTGATGCACGAGAGACCCGCGGCTCCGCATAAGCGATTGTTCGTGTCTAAACCGAATATGTTTATTTGGAATTGTGTTATGTGAACCCGTTTAGGCCATTGTAGCATATTTCGGCCTAATAGAAATGTTAGTTTGATTACGTGTAGCCTATGATGAATCTGTCAAATGTACACTCAGTGTATATTGATCTGTATGTGGTTCATGAAGCTAACAAGTTAAGGATGCACATTATGTTACAGTGCTTTGTACAGCTTTACATCTGTTATGTTATCTGGTAATTTACATGTGGTGATGTTATGTTATTCTAGActcattttatttatgtaatttatttcttctttcctttgtttagaccacacacacacacacacatatagacgaGTTACCATCCATTCCAATGTAACCAGTGAACTTAATGGACattaaagtcatttaaaatggTTCCCTGTCTCTGTGTCCTTACCGACACACCATGGTGATGACCAAGCCTACCTAAGAACCAGTCCACCTTCAGTACAGAAattggtccttcgagccggatacAGGTCATTACCATGGCAACCCCAGTGTCGGCGATGTCAAAGTCTGCCCCTGCCTCATCCCGACGTCCACAAAGAGCGATTCAGAGGCCTGTTTACCTAGATGACTATGTGGTTGACTATGCTGAGAACCCATCAGGACAGGCTGTTAGACCTAAAGAGAAGGTAATGGTGACTTCAACCCCCATCTCCTCTCACCACCCATTCGGAACAGCTGGATCATCTGAGGACTTTATGCTGCAAATAATGGAACTTAACAAACAACAGAGCGAGACTGCTAGGCGCCAAACAGAGCTCTTGGAGAAAGTCCTGCTACACAGCACTCCTCAAGCATCTGCTCACTCCTCACGAGCATCATCCCGACATCAGACACCTAGAGCCCAGATCCTGAAATCAGTGGAGAAGGGACAGTTGAAATCCGATGTTAGCCCTGGTAATATCTGCTCAAACAGCTATCCTTGGCCGCAGCCTGTCAAACCCCAACCCCCTTTCTTTGAGGAGCTTTCGCAGGTattgaaaaaaaacacaaatcagaGACACTCATTTCCAGTCACCACCTCCTGTGAGCAGAGAGAGTACCCTTTCGGCACACCAGTACGCCTCACCATGCTGCAGTTCTCTGTCAGATCCAACCAGAACCCGAGTGCACAACAGAGAAGAGCCCTGGATGAAACCATTGCCTCCTCACCCTGAACGGAGACCGAGCCAGACAACCCAGTTTCCTTTTTATCAAGTATCAGCCCCAGAGACCTTTCCAGTACATAGTCAGTTTGCTTCAGAGTCTGAGCCCATGCAAGAAACTGTGAACCCAGTTACAACATCTCAGCTTAGAGCTGACGCTGTACCCTACACTCCCCATCCCTTATCATCATACTGGGTTCCACCAACAGTAAAGGCCCAACCTTTCCAGATTTCATTAAAGAAGACGAGCCCAGTACGTGGAACTTAGGATGGCTCTGGACAACCTGCTTCATCCACAATTATCAGAGCATTATAAGTACTCAATCCTTCTTAAGCATGTGAAGGTGCCGAATGGTCACAGGTTAGTGTTAGCACATGCAGAGTCAGTCATGCCTTACACTAACGCCCTGCAAGCCCTGGACAGAAGGTATGGTCATCCCTACCAGTTCGTACTGAAGGAAATAGAGATTTTGGAGAGCCTGCCGCCCATCCGTGCTGGTGACGAGCGGACATTCGACGACTTTTCCCTCAGAGTCCAAGCAATAGTCGGCATGCTCAAAGCCCTAAAGGGGGATGGGATTGAAGAACTGCACAGTGGGTCAAATGTGAAACGTCTTCTGAATCGTCTTCCTCGTTCACAACAAACTCAATTCAGGAGGCATTACCTCAAGAGAAACCCAGATAAGACTAAGTTCTCCCTCCTCAAGTTTGCAGATTGGCTGCAGCTGGAAGCTAACTGTATGGAATTTGACCCAACTGATGAGACAAGAGCCACAAAACGAGACCAAAGGGTAGCAATTCGGGGACAAAGCAAACATACCACCATACTTCATGGCGGGGAACAAAGACAAGGTATAGAAACAGTAACCAAACCCAAGGCAGTTCATCCCAAATGACCCACCAAGCCCAAAGCCATCTGTCCATACTGCAGTGCAGAACATTACCTTAGCCAGTGTACCACATTCATAGCATTAACCAAAGAGCAAATGGTTGGCTGGATCAAAGACAATAAACGGTGCTGGAAATGTGCACGCTCCCACATGGCCAAAGACTGTGACCTAAAGAGGCCTTGCCACCTTTGCCAAGCACCTCTCCATACTCCACGACATCAACCAAAGGAAGGATGAGGTTACCAGTGAGAGCAATAGCCTGTACAATTCCACCACAGAAACTTTATACTTGGACCAACCTCGATGTGGTGGGAAAGTGTTTCTGAAAGTCGTGAAGGTTACCATCCATCACCAGCACAAAACTTTAGACACATTTGCTGTGCTTGATGATGGCTCAGAGCGCACCATTTTGCTCGCCACAGCTGCACAACACCTCGGTTTAAAGGGCAGACCAGAGCAATTTAATTTACGGACGGTGCATCAAGACATCAGGACATTGCATGGTACTTCTGTGAATTTTAGCTTATCCACCCCAAGTAATCCAAGGGAAAAGTTCAACATTCAAGGGGCCTTTACAGCAGATTAATTTGGGTTAGCAGAATACAACTACCCAGTGAATACCCTGCAGGAAAGGTACAGACACCTCAGAGGGATCTCAATACCACCTCTGGTCAAAGCTTGTCCCCTACTGCTTATCGGTTCAGATCATACTGAGCTCATAACCCCAATTGAGCCAGTGCGATTGGGCCCACCTGGGGGCCCAGCCGCTGTCAGAACTCGTCTCGGCTGGACTTTAAAGGGCCCCTCCAAATATCTGCAGGATCAACTCTCAGTCTCACCGTGTCTGTTCACGTCTAATTGTTCACCATCTGCAGAACTGTTTCATCAAATTAAAAGGTTATGGCAAATGGACATCCTTCCTTATCGCAGTGAAAAGATGGTGATCAGGTCACAGCAAGACCAAGAAGCACTGAACATGCTAGAGACACAGACAGTGCGAGTGAAAGTGGATGGAGTTGAACGATACGCCACTCCACTTTTGAGAGTTAAAACAATGCCTCTATTACATGCTCCAAAGGATGCTGTGATGGGCCACCTCCGTAACACTGAACGTCGGTTAGCTAAGGACCTGCCATTAGCTAACAAGTATCAAGAAGAGATCCAAAAACTGGAGAAAGCTGGTTACGCCACTAAAATGCCACCTCAAAAGGCATCCCAGTCTACAGAATCATGGTATCTGCCACTCCATATTGTGACCCACAATGGGAAACACAGAGTGGTATTCAACTGCTCGTACACCTTTAATGGGGACAATTTAAACAAGCAGTTATTACCTGGACCTACGCTAGGCCCCTCTCTCCTTGGAGTGTTAATCCACTTCAGAGAACATCGAGTAGCCATCAGTGGAGACATAAAGGGGATGTTCCACCAGATTCACTTGCTCCCCAAAGACAAACCCCTTCTAAGGTTATTGTGGCAGGATCTAAAGCCTGGGAATCCACCGGACATGTACGAGTGGCAGGTCCTTCCATTTGGAACAACCTGTAGCCCCTGTTGTGCAACATTTGCAGTGCAGAGACACGTTTTCACCCATTGCCAGCAGGGTGATAAAATACGACAATCAGTTGAACGCTGTTTTTATGTTGACAACTGTCTACAGAGCACTGCATCCTCAGTTGAAGCCCGTGAGCTAATCGATGGATTAAGGTCCTTACTGGCTTCAGGTGGATTTGAAATCCGTCAGTGGGCGAACAATGAGGCCTCAGTGATTAGCCATCTCCCCAAAGAGGCTAGATCGGAAAACACTGAGTTGTGGATTTCCTGCAGTCAATCAGACCCTCAAGAAATGACCCTGGGATTAAACTGGCATTGCGTACCAGACACCCTACATTACCGCCATCGTCCTCTATCTTACCATGAGGTAACAATGAGGAACATATACCGGGTCCTCGCCAGCCAGTACGACCCCTTGGGTTACATAATACCTTTCACTACCAGAGCCAAAATCCTAGTAAGACAAATGTGGGAGAAAGAACGAGAATGGGATGACCCCCTTCTTCCTTCTGAGCTGCTGCAGGCCTGGCAAAAATGGGAATCAGAACTGGAACACCTACCACTAATCACTATACCCCGGTGTTATGTGTCAGCCACACTAGATGTCCCAGAGGTGGAACGAGAACTTCACATCTTCTGCGACGCCTCTGAGGCAGCCTATGGGTCAGTAGCATACCTCCGTACTGAACACCAAGGTCAAGTTGAGCTGGCATTCGTCCATGCCAGATCCAGAGTATCTCCAAAAAGGCAACAATCAATTCCTAGGCTTGAACTATGCGCCGCCCTCACTGGAGCAGTTAGCCAAGCTACTCCATAACGAGCTCTCACTGGAAATCGGGAACACATTTTTGTGGAGTGATTCAACAACAGTACTCACTTGGCTGAAATCGGAGTCCTGCAGATTTAAAGTTTTTGTAGGAACCAGAGTAACTGAGATACAGGAACTTACTGAAGGTCATTGTTGGTGCTATGTAGATTCAGAAAGGAACGCTGCAGATGACATTACACGGGGCAAAACCTTGCTTGAATTAACCCAACCCAATCGATGGTGTAAGGGACCTGACTTCCTCTACCTACCACCTGAATCATGGCCAGAAAGTCCTGCCATTGGACTGAATGAGGACCCTTCTGAGCTTCAGTAAGCAAAGTTTTGTGGCATCACTGCGACTGATCCTGTAACACCACTGCCAGATGCGACTCAGTTCTCGACATTTGAGGAACTCCTGGAAGCTACCTCTAGATCCATGCATGAGGCGGCGGGAAAAACAGGTGACCCAGGATCACCGGAGTACCAGCAAGCTGAAACAAACCTATTAAGGAGAGTCCAATTAGACAGTTTTCCAACAGAATATCAGGCTCTTACAACTGGTAAGCCAATCCCTTCATCTAGTCGTTTGCTCACATTGTCGCCAGAGTTAGACAAAACTACTGCACTCATCCGCATAGGAGGACGACTACGTCAAGCTACCCACTTAAGTTACAGTACTGTACATCCCATAGTCTTGGACCCAAAACACCCTATAACTCGCCTCCTCATTAAGCAATTCGACACCAAACTCTGTCATCCTGGTCCAGAAAGAGTATTCGCAGAAATGCGAAGATATTACTGGATACTCAGAGGGAGAGAAGCAATAAGGCGCCATCAACATTCATGTGTCGAATGCCAAAGATGGAGAGCCAAACCTAATATACCAAAGATGGCAGAACTTCCTCCAGCCAGAGTCCGCTTACTGAAACCAGCCTTCTTTTCCACAGGGGTAGATTGTTTTGGCCCATTCCAGGTAAAACGAGGGAGGAGCAATGAAAAGAGGTGGGGGATAATTTTGAAGTGCATGACTACCCGCTGTGTCCACTTAGATCTACTGAGTAACATGGATACAGACTCCTTTCTGATGGCTCTTAGGCATATGGTTGCTCGACGTGGAACTCCTGAAATCCTGGCGGATCAAGGCACTAATTTTCGAGGGGGCGATAAAGAGCTACAGACAACTTTCACTTCTATGAGCCCACATCTCAAAACCCAATTAGTGAAACAGAGAATACAGTTCCGGTACAACCCCCCAAACGCCCCACATTTCGGAGGTATGTGGGAGCGCGAGATCCGCTCAGTTAAGACTGCCCTACGTACCATAGTAGGGTCTCAGATCTTTACAGAGGAATTCCTCCGAACATTCCTTATAGAGGTTGAGGCTATACTCAATGCAAAACCACTGGGGTATGTCTCTTCCGATGTAGCGGATCCAGATCCGGTGACCCCGAACTACCTGTTGATGGGGCGGCCAGATGCATCACTACCATAAGTGATTTACCCAGAATCCGAAATTCTTAGTCGGAAAAGATGGCGGCACTCACAAGTATTGGCAGATCAGTTTTGGACAAGTTTTATTAAGAATTACTTGCCCACCCTGCAACCACGTCAAAAATGGATGAGTGAATGCAGCAACCTCACACCTGGGACTGTTGTTATGGTAGTAGACCACCAACTTCCTCGTGCTATGTGGCCAGTCGGCAAGGTAATAACCACATACCCTGGATTGGATGGCCGAGTCCGCTCCGCAAAGATCGAGGTAAAAAACAAACACTACCATCGACCAGTGTCTCGTCTCATCACACTACCTGCCATTCCAGATAATGACCCTACAACAGACTAACAAAGAAATGGAATGTACATTTGCTAAGCAAATGTAGTGGCGGCTGTAGAAGAGGAGGTCAGCGGCGCCATCTGCTGGAAAACTTTATCCATTCGACAAATATACGAACAAGCCAATCATGCCCCGATCACGCTGTCATGCCCTGATCACGCTTGACGGACAGCCAATCAAACCACAGCATTCGCCGGGTGACTGTGTGCAGAACTTTAGTTTCGTTTCGTTTATCATTGAGAGatggtttgtgtgttgttttcttcCTAATTCCTGCTGGACTCGTGATGCGCCAATGACTAAAAGTAAGTGTATTTATCTTGTATATattgctgttgttgctgctgagcAATACTAGCCTCTGAGTTGTTTATATAAGATAAAGTGATGCACGAGAGACCATGGCTCACGATAAGCTGATTGTTCGTGTCTAAACCGAATATGTTTATTTGGAATTGTGTTATGTGAACCCGTTTAGGCCATTGTAGCATATTTCCGCCTAATAGAAATGTTAGTTTGATTACGTGTAGCCTATGATGAATTTGTCAAAAGTACACTCAATGTATATTGATCTGTATTTGGTTCATGAAGCTAACAAGTTAAGGATGcacattatttatgtatattgTGTTACAGTGCTTTGTACAGCTTTACATCTGTTATGTTATCTGGTAATTTACATGTGGTGATGTTATGTTATTCTAGACTCATTTTATTTACGTAATTTATTTCTTCTTTCCTTTGtttagaccacacacacacacacacacatatagacgaGTTACCATCCATTCCAATGTAACCAGTGAACTTAATGGACattaaagtcatttaaaatggTTCCCTGTCTCTGTGTCCTTACCGACACACCATGGCGATGACCAAGCCTACCTAAGAACCAGTCCACCTTCAGTACAGGGCTCCAGACCAAATTTTTGAATGTTGAATGAATGCTCAAAGAGtattagaaaatattttacacaGAAAGTTCTATTGTATTAATATAGTCTTAACTGTGATATTTGCAATAAGAAGATCATAGTAACCAAaggtaaatatacagtaaaaccatgattagcaGTAAGTAACCACAAAActaattttgtcatttaaaaaaaaaaaaaaaaatacggcTGAGCGCTCAAGACCAGTCCACATGTAAATGAACATCTCTGCGCTGTTTGTCCATTAAGCCACACTGACTGATTTGGGTAGAGCAGTTTCCTTTTGCGTTTGGAATGTTCGCCATTTCATATTTCTCATATGCAACAAAAAACGACAGAGCACAAACAGTGAGTCTCCCAACTATGTAGTCGCACTAGTGTGACCTCTTGCAAAATTGAATCGCACTATTAGGAAAAGTGGTTGCAAaattagtcgcagtctggagccctgacttattttgtggaattttataattttccatggcacacctgacaatctttcacagcacactaATTGGGAAACACTGGGTTAACCTAACAGACCATCTTGGGGATTAAAATCTAGCCAGTTTCCTGCAACAACTCTGCAACcatgtttggaaaaaaacaccTTAATCTGGTAAAACCAGTTTTATTTTTCCAGCAGAAAGTAATACATTTATCCAATATCTGGATAAACAAACCTGAGAGCTGAGAAGCTCGGAGCGTTTCTTCAAAATGGACTTTGGCTTTTGTTCCATGGCAATTATCGCTATTTTGCGACCTATTGACTCACTTAATTCTTCTAACCGCTTCTTTTTCCTAACCAATTCTGAATCCTTAAACTCAGGTAAGCGTATCTTCTCAGACCCTTCAGTGGTCAAACTCTTCTTAGAATCACTTTCAAATTTAGAGTAGGCAGGTTCATTCAAGTCAAAGGCACTTATCCTTTGACGGTATCCCATTTGCATGTTTAGACTCTCACCCTTTACAAAAGAAGCAGTTTCCTTGCATGTAGAAACCTTTGAGAGAATAAAAGAGACAGAATGAGATATGGAAGAGAGGAAGGGACACATAATGGAAGATGTCTGAGTGGAATCAAACCTGAGATTGAGGATCAGGAAGTTCAGACTGTTTCTTCAAGATGGACTTGGTTGGTTTTAGGTCAGGCATCCACATGCTCTCCCGATGCACATGCTGATAATCAAATGTTGTAATTCCACGTTCTATGTCTACCTCAATGTCAGGCTCAATTTGTTTGACACTTTGCTCCATAGAGACCATTGCTTTCTGGTGTGCAATCAACTCTTTGAGCTCCATTAGCTCTCTCCTTTTTCTCAATTCTTCCCTTACACTGTACTCAGGGATTTGGgctattttttctttaatattgcTTTGTTTTGTGTAACGATCATCTCCGTCATCTGGGCTGTGACTTCTCTTCCTGGCACTCCGACCGCTTCTCTCTCTGCTTCTGCTGCGACTCCATCGGTATATGTCTGTATGGTCTCTGCTTCTGTAGTAGCTGCTGCTTCTCTCTCGGCTGCGGCTTTTGCTCCTGCTGCGACTATACCTGCGCCGACTATTTTCCCTGCTACTGCTCTGTGCCAGATCTCCTTTAGGTTtagttttttcatttttcatttctcTTTCCTTCTTCAGATCCTTCAGTGTCATCGATGGTAATGCCTTGTCGTTTTCTTTGTTAAGCTTGCTGAAGTTTAAGAAATTGTCACAATAaatccaaaaaatatattttaaacttgttaTAGAAAGCATAATCTTTCTCCTAAAACAATCTGATCTGGAACGGAATGACAAAAACTATTCACACAAAGTCAAACATTTTGATGCAATAAGCCTTTAAACTGCATATTCCTACTCCTTCACATTGGCAAAATCAGACAGTTTGTATTTCCATTGAAACATTTGAAATCTATTTAAAGTATTGTTGGATGGGTTATATATCGCATTCAAGCATGCAAATGACTGAAGTTCATTGTGCTTTTGTTCAGGTCTGTAAACTTTTCAAAAGCAGATACAAATTATTTCTAAAACTTTCCCCTTGAACAAAACGATTATCATTTCTACCTACCTACTGTTCTTGTATGACACTTTTCACATTCTTCGAGAATTTCTTGAGCAATGCCAATCCAATGATGATCCAAATGAAATATTCCTTCAGAACACTTTGAACATGGCTAATGGGCTAAAATGATGAACTtactcatgatttacttacactACATCCATAGATTCACTGCTTTTGTCCTCTGCTTTGACCTCTTTTTTGATATAGTCTTTTGAATCCTTCCGCAATTTGATGGTCATTTTCTTCTGCTGGCAGCCAAGCAAATGTGGTggaacataaaacacatttaggGATCAACTAACCCAtgcaaaagaaatcagcaaattGATCaactatttattaaattaaataagggGTTGCATGACTAGTCCTGCAACTAGTTGAAGTACTGGATCTGTGTAAActagttatagatcatgatgttTTGTACATTGTGACAGCAGGAGGAAAACAAACTGTCCACAAACGGAATCTCAGTGTAGCTGTGTGACATTTGTTGTGTAAGGTCTGAAACATGTTTGATTATAAC of Xyrauchen texanus isolate HMW12.3.18 chromosome 20, RBS_HiC_50CHRs, whole genome shotgun sequence contains these proteins:
- the LOC127660521 gene encoding uncharacterized protein LOC127660521, with the protein product MLSITSLKYIFWIYCDNFLNFSKLNKENDKALPSMTLKDLKKEREMKNEKTKPKGDLAQSSSRENSRRRYSRSRSKSRSRERSSSYYRSRDHTDIYRWSRSRSRERSGRSARKRSHSPDDGDDRYTKQSNIKEKIAQIPEYSVREELRKRRELMELKELIAHQKAMVSMEQSVKQIEPDIEVDIERGITTFDYQHVHRESMWMPDLKPTKSILKKQSELPDPQSQVSTCKETASFVKGESLNMQMGYRQRISAFDLNEPAYSKFESDSKKSLTTEGSEKIRLPEFKDSELVRKKKRLEELSESIGRKIAIIAMEQKPKSILKKRSELLSSQSETTSVDYCGQASQDDFVFTKLPSQSTAGALFDRSSNRQSVHSDTLGLFNRLLKESSATLHVTEPSHFNKPVVPQLVTQASNLWSLHDPKPSSMSKGCNSQDDQHWGSSRQTNEHPHSSNPSASQAALLDQKRTLTTQMERFLGALNKADSCIVNSLFHEARNDQALMSTQKHSQPQLDMNIPFMDELYDPFKEDEDNGHHPFIGRSVGKHSVREQTKSPVKTESHFYDPNKDDLLSNERAVQDGSRFSWLVGIKDLEPNKDTFRDEHKVEDDVLTNLKRIIMNFKSTKDTQESSSSSTTVSQFSYQPASTYVVSTAQPGSSQYAQISTSPALSTSQYSYHSNEQKFRGSTCPLDSSQNTNLQLSAYPYGTVPLPPNLGYASGQQVMAPHMMSSYSSYTTPMGNPYSACPPLTMPIPYGFPPISNPLLLSSMNSSYTTLHAGQNITDKKTQPVRSLKTIESKETVVTTVDVKGEPKGIPKNKVNNRPAKSLQKIAGIKLVSTTIKDDIMAKQKNERTRLRRIQRKRARRRLNYMKQAF